A single window of Nicotiana sylvestris chromosome 3, ASM39365v2, whole genome shotgun sequence DNA harbors:
- the LOC138887363 gene encoding uncharacterized protein: MKAKQIRGGQFPIKKSVAEAEAEEFLKKMKAQDYSIIDQLRKTPAQISLLSLLIHSKEHARVLIKVLNEAHISEETTVNQLEKMANRFFEVNRISFTDDELPEEGAGHNRALNLIVKCEGHYVKRVMVDGGSSVDVCPLSTLQSMKINTDRIRPSNVRIRAFDGSARDTMGEINLTMTIGPVDFEIVFQVVDMVTSYNFLLGSPWIHTARAVPSTLHRMLKFEHDGQEIIVHGEDESSVYKDLLIPCIEAKDGSESIVYQAFEVVVVDHVEEGKPILHPCLSATSVIVATVMMRQGYEPGKGLGASLQGISEPISSLGNRGTFGLGFRPTQADKNKSKHRKKSGWVLQQPIPHIFYTFVKPRLREGQSSSAHANIDEICHDLSEMFSEVNMIQAGEGTSRALVQLIDPDTMLANWEPTPLPTRKESCFVNVGFNNMTCMRNSCPALEKLSNIEITHQEFEYEEDEIVEEIKRELEQFENKPNPNLNETETINIGSPEEVRETKISIHTEQKTRDILIQLLFEYKDIFAWSYDDMSGLSADLVVHKLPTYPGFPPVQQKQRKFKTDMSDKIKEEIMNQLSANVVRAV, encoded by the exons ATGAAGGCCAAGCAAATCAGAGGAGGCCAATTTCCAATAAAGAAGTCAGTCGCTGAAgcagaggcagaagagtttttgaagaaaatgaaagctcaGGATTACTCAATCATTGACCAGCTAAGAAAGACTCCTGCTCAAATCTCTCTACTATCTCTGCTCATACATTCCAAAGAGCATGCCCGTGTACTAATCAAGGTCCTGAACGAGGCACATATCTCAGAAGAGACCACAGTGAATCAGTTAGAGAAGATGGCCAATagattttttgaggtaaacagaatcTCATTTACCGATGATGAACTTCCCGAGGAAGGAGCCGGGCACAATAGGGCATTGAACTTGATAGTAAAATGTGAGGGGCATTATGTAAAGAGAGTCATGGTTGATGGAGGCTCAAGTGTAGATGTatgccctctctctactttgcAAAGCATGAAGATCAATACGGACAGAATCCGACCCAGCAATGTTCGCATCCGGGCTTTCGATGGCTCAGCGAGAGACACCATGGGGGAAATCAACCTCACCATGACGATTGGGCCGGTGGACTTTGAGATTGTTTTCCAAGTAGTGGACATGGTCACTTCTTATAACTTTCTTCTTGGAAGTCCATGGATCCATACAGCCCGAGCTGTGCCATCCACCTTACACCGGATGCTTAAATTCGAACATGACGGGCAAGAAATTATTGTTCACGGAGAAGACGAGTCTTCCGTTTATAAAGACCTATTAATACCCTGTATTGAGGCCAAGGATGGGTCTGAGTCCAttgtctatcaagcttttgaagTGGTTGTTGTGGACCATGTCGAGGAAGGAAAGCCCATTCTCCATCCTTGTCTTTCCGCCACATCTGTAATTGTGGCTACGGTTATGATGAGACAAGGTTATgagccaggaaaaggtttgggggcatcattgcaagggaTTTCAGAGCCTATTTCTTCATTAGGAAACCGGGGTACTTTTGGCTTAGGCTTCAGGCCAACACAAGCAGACAAAAATAAATCCAAACACCGCAAAAAGAGTGGATGGGTCTTGCAACAGCCTATCCCTCatattttctacacttttgtcaAGCCACGACTCCGAGAGGGTCAAAGTTCCTCGGCGCATGCAAACATTGATGAAATTTGCCATGACCTCAGCGAGATGTTTTCTGAAGTGAATATGATCCAGGCTGGTGAAGGCACTAGTCGTGCCCTTGTGCAACTAATTGACCCAGACACCATGCTCGCCAACTGGGAACCAACTCCTCTCCCCacaaggaaggagtcttg TTTTGTTAATGTCggctttaataacatgacatgcatgcggaattcaTGCCCAGCTCTTGAAAAGCTGTCTAATATCGAAATAACGCATCAAGAGTTTGAATATGAGGAAGATGAGAttgttgaggaaataaaaagagagttggaacaatttgaaaacaagcctaaTCCAAACCTCAATGAAACTGAGACGATTAATATCGGAAGTCCTGAAGAAGTTAGAGAAacgaagataagcattcacactgaaCAAAAAACCAGAGATATCTTgattcaacttttatttgaatacaaagatatATTTGCTTGGTCTTACGATGATATGTCGGGTTTAAGTGCTGATCTGGTGGTTCATAAGCTTCCTACGTATCCTGGTTTTCCACCAGTCCAACAAAAACAACGAAAATTTAAAACAGACATgagcgacaaaatcaaagaagaaataatGAATCAACTAAGCGCTAATGTGGTCAGAGCTGTCTGA